ACAAATCCTACTCCTAGCTGAACTACTGAGCAAAAGAGAGGCCACAAACAACAATTATTGCATACACAGCACAATCCATAAACAGAGCATCAAGTACCTTCTTTCCCAACAAGCCTATCCCTAAAGCCTTGCCTAACCGCTCAGCCCACTCATACTCGCTACCACTCATAGTTTGACCCTCACCAATTCCGGCAGGCACTCTGTGGTGTCTTTGTTGACCGCTGTCGAAAATTCGAGCAAGCACAAGTGTCACATTGGTCACCAAAACCAGGTACAGAGGCCTAAAACCCATAAGGGTTTTCACCAATTTACTACCCAGTAAAGGAAAACCCAGATGGGAAAAAGCCACCAGTACCGCAATCGCCATGGAAATGTAAATTCGGATCCTTTCTGATGCTTCAATGGCGCCACTTATTCTACTCGCAGTGAAAAGTCTAGGCTTCTCAAATGACAATGATGATGGTCGTGACTCATTCTGAACAGttgatggtggtgattcatCCTGAACCGTTGACGATGATGACCGCCTTTCCTCAATCTCAGGAGTGAAAACTGCAGACCCACAACCGCCATTATCAAACACAACAACAGCAACTAAAGATGGAGACTTTTGGAGATAAGAGTGAAAGAGGGTACCTGGGATTTGACCAGGGACGTGGGTTTCGGTCTGGGACGTCGGTGATTCATTCTGAACCGTTGATGGTGCTGACCACATTTCCTCAATCTCAGGAGTGAAAACTGCAGACCCACAACCGCCATTAGCaactacaacaacaaagcaACTAAAGATTAAGGCTTTTGGAGATAGAGAGAAAAAGGGTACCTGGGATTTGATCTGGGACGTGGGTTCTGGGAATCTGATGCCGGGATGGCAGGTCTGTATCTTCACTGTGAGTTGCTGGGTctggcggtggtgaagaagatAAAGAGGAGGAGGGGGATAGGGTTTGGATCCGACCCGTGATTAGGGCAAGGCGGTCGGACCCTCGCTCCATGATCTTCCTCCGTCGGGCTTCTCGGCTGTTTGTGGtcattttttccttcaatcAATCGATGACCGCTTCGTATTTTACTTCTCAGCGAAGGCTGCAGTTCATACGAGTCTGTGGTATCAGCTCTAGTTCTGGGTCGGTTGGTTTTGGATTCTCTGCTTTTGATTCGGACCCGAGTCCGATAGTAGTAAATTCCCAACTTGACCTCGTCTATTAACCAGCCTTTTTTCTATTTCTCATTTATATATCTCATGAAATTTGAACTCAAAAACTGACTTCAACAAAATAAAGACTGAATTTCACCGACAATGGTTATAGGCTATTACTTGACTCCACAACAATTCCTTGATtcaattatttaataaaaaacattGATTGAAAATGAGAATAAGTGTGTGTTTCAATACCATGGAGTCTGAGTTTCACTGACAACAGTTATCGACAGTTAATCATGTATCAGCAATGTCTTTGTTCAAACTTAATCAAAATTATTCATTGGAGGTGAGAATGAGTGTGTCTCACAAAGTGAATATTGAGTGTCACTAGACGAAATAGTCAATATTTATTAACTAGTCATCAATGATAATTGTCGATTCAATAACCTAATCACAACCGTCTACAAAGGAGTGAGAAATGAGCTCTTTTCAAAAGTAcaactaattaattttttcttaccaatTACCGATTTCGGTGGGATGGGAGAGCCTCGAATTCGGATGAGAAGGCCACAATGGTGCTTGGTTCCCACTATGACACCAGCCCTCCTCCTTTCCAATTACCAACTTTGATAACTGATAAGTATTAACTATGAATGTCATTTAGTACtccggtctagtgatatttctctttaccTATAAGTGATTTTAACGAAATTATTATGACCGACACATTGCGGGAGTGCATGTTGcaaaattgctttcttaaatAGCATGAATAATGACGTGCTtctttgtaaaatataagttcaacaaaaaattgtaaataaaagATTTCAAAAACCAGATGATCTTCTCAAGAGTAGTTAGAAAACTCCTTCAAAAGAAAGAATAATCCACTAGTATTTTTCAGTTAATCAATCCATCTGTCGACTAAGATAAAACACCCCGAGTCATAGAGATGGCGCAATGCGTCTGTAAACCGCTCGGAAAGTCTGTCCCCCATTTCTGTCAACCTTCTGTCCTTCCTCCGTTGCAGAACTCAAGAGCTTCGTAACTGGATCTGCTTTGAGCTCTTCGTCGGTGAGAGCTTCAAACATGGGGTGATTCTCCAAGCAAGTCTTCATCCAGTCTCCGAGTTCCTCAACATCCGTAATTGTGTATATGATCCCACCGCCTTCTAGAACATAAGCATACTCGTCCAGCAAGAAAGGACTGATCACTCTACGCCGATGATTTTTCTCTTTGAAGTGAGGATCCGGGAACAGGAAAAACATCTTTGAAAGCTGCCCCTTCTCAAAGTAGTTTGGAATGTATTACATGGAATTAGTCCGAACGACTGAGACATTTTGGTATTGACCCGGATTTGTCACCCTTAATGCCAAGATCCTTTCCTTCACGTACTCTGTCACCTTATCCCTAAGCTCCATTCCGATCATCAAAGTCTCGGGGAAAAGGGTTGACAGACTTATCAGAAGCCCCCCAAAACCACAACCGATATCTGCAAACTGAACCTTCTTACAGCTATCAACTTGATCAAATGAGGGTAAGTATTGCTGGTAATGAAGAGAATAATCTACGTGACGCGGGGAGACAGGTACTGGAAAGTGGGAGTCACTGAGAGGGTTGCTGTGTGCTCTTTCTCGGTAGAAGCGCTTCCGAGGCAGGCCAGTTGACATGGGAATCATAAAATGCCAAACTGCAAGCAATGTATGAACCATTAACGAAATCTGTATTCCTTGGATTCTAACTAGACAAACCAAATTGTaaggaaagagggttgtttCGGATATCTGACTTTTTCCGCTTCTCTTAAATTCCAAATAATTTATTGGTGCATAAATTCGAAAACAATTTCATAGCGGCATTACAGCAAACAGGTGGTGGGCGTATGTAACACGTACCAATTTCAacaaaacgaagaagatgaatGTTTACCACAGACtaaaaaatcaatagaaaacaaaattaaatcatTTGAATTGTTCAGAAGAAGCCTCAGATGGCCGTACAACCACACAACAATGGAAAACCAGAGAAGGAAGGTTCAAAGAGAAGAAACACAGACCTGGGAACAAAATTTGAAGCTTTTTGGAAGATGGAGGAGCTCTGCTACAGAGTGTCGGAGGCCGGGAGGGAAAGTACTGAGCAACTGGAATTAATTTACAGAGCCAGACAGGTCGGAGAGAAACGAAAAGGAGAGACTAAGGTTGGGCTCTCGTTTAGGTTTGGGCTCTGGTGTATGCGGGTTGACTCAATTAGCCCAATTTCTTCAGGGTTAATATATCCAAGCCCATTTTGATACAAGTAAATAAAAATGTGCCACGAGGTCCACGGGCCACGACTTAATGGCCGATGACCCAGTTATTTTTCGAGGTGACGCTCTTCTGGCACACAAAATTTTCACATTTTGTTGGCGCACTCTGTAATACCTGTAAATCTTACATACAagtacgttatttttgtgtgtcgAATAGCtcatataaaaataattaatgagGAGGGACAAAATCACTAATGAAAAGAAGCATTGAGAAATGGTTTTTCATAAAATCACTTAAATAATCACTAAACACGTGGAATGCATTTCTCTTCAATATCCTTAAAGTAAttatccaattaattttattgtttttttttataatattggtGGTGGAGAAATCGAACACATGACGTTATGTGCAAGAATCGAACAATATATCGCCGGTGTCGAAGTAATGTTCTTTAATCACTTCGCTGCAAGCCCATTGTAAAGACTAAAATATTTagttaagaaagaaaaattcaagCCCCAAATTCTTAGCTCTAAAATTGCCGAAACCATCTGGTACTCCAAAGTCAAACTTCAAATATGAAGTTGTTCTAGAAAAAAAATCCACTATATTACAAAGATCTGATTCAACAGAATTTAGTGTAATGGGTAATGCTAGAAAGACCagatttgtagacaaaattgtaaaaaaatggCATGGAAACTCatgatttgattattacttaagcattAATAAACGTGTTCatttcttattgatgacacatcatttagtttgcaaatttagtctccatTTACCCTAATGTAATTTAGTGCATTGACGCATGCTAATAAGAGTCTAGTATATCAAGATCACAGAATGACGATATCTAATGATCGACTCGTGCCTTGAACAAACTTTGATCTGAGTTTTCCTTGTACTTCTTTTtcaagatattaattagatcTCTTCATATATTGCCAAGTGTATATAACTAACTCTCGACACCTCTGTATATGCAGGCAGAAGCAATTTACTGCCCGTCGtatgtaaatatttttacaTCCCATCGTATGTGTTCTTGTCGTAATTATACGCATGTTTATATGTAACAGGATATCTAAATTTAGTAAAACACAATCTCAGTTCTCAACAGAAATCAGGCAAAACGTGTCCTTTAATGTTTCTCGCCATAGTTAGCTTGCTGTGGGTACAAAGTCTTAATATAGCAAATTGATGGGTCTGTCTGCATGCATGGCTCGAGTTTCTAATTAAGGTCTAATTCTCACCTAACTTGACCAATAAGCATCCTGTGTTGACATATTTTGAACAAGAAATGCCAATAAAATTAACCATTACATCTAACTTACGTACATACGCACGTATAATCAAGCACATGATTAAGTAAGGACAGTACTGTTCACAAAACTATCTATTAACTGTAACAAGGATCATAATTATAGACTTAGCTCTCGTTTGGAAAtccttttaaaataattgaaagtaGTGCTTTTAGAGAGAATGTTTTTAGTtctaaaaacacttgaagtactGTTTTAGGATTCACTTGAattttttactaaggattggttacAAAAATAGTTTCACCGCAAAAGCCTTTCAGTCATTTATGAGCCATTAATCTGGATTCCCCCTTAATCTGCATATAAAACATTGGCTAGATAGCTTCATGAAATCTTTACATGCAACTACTCTTTTGAAAATTTGCATCCCTTTTGGGAACAATATTATCTCACCCTTATGCTGTCTTCGTGATCTTTCTTGTACCCTTTCCATCCCCAACAACTTAAATCTATTTATACcgaataattaatttaaaagtttgcttaattattttgtacacTGCAGGAAGAATGCAAACACATGCAAGTGAGATTTACAGCAGCCTGGTATTTTATTTCGAAGTGTTTGACAAGTAGCATGTCAGACATGAACATTGTGAGACTGGCTTAGGGGTAGGGCTTCATCGTTCTAGAGTGTCTTCTTTGATATAAACCTATCAACTACTACTTTAATGTTATCAAAGTCGACAAAGTCGtctcaaaatttcaattttcaaaagtAAATCGTTGAGCgttaaatttgatcaaacacgCATCCTACAATTAATCATGTATCTATCAAGTCGCtcgatttatattttttttacgttATTTGTAGATGCACGCAAACTTAAATAAATCTTTTAGCTTTGgtacatatataatatgatAATTGGTTACATAACTAGATGACTTGTTCCTTGAATAAATATTTATGTGATTACCAGAGAAACAACAGAGTAAATAACAAAAGCATAATCATTCATTCACATCCCCAATTTATTGAATAAAAATGTgtgatattttttattgatacaaaagctGTGATTTTAATCATGTTAGTTGTGAAAGCTACTCTGACTAGTAGCTTAATTAATGTagtcatccaaaaccctagcaagcTAACATATTACATGATCAAACTAACATATTACATAATCAAATATATCTCTTAATTTTAATCTGAGTACGTACGTAGCAGATAaattagtttggataaatataAAACTTCCATGGATATAGacttaaataattaaatgtTTCAACAAAATTAAAACTCCTTAAAACAGTTTTATAATCTTGGAAAGGGGATGACAGATGGTAATCGTCTCTGCTAATCAATTTGTCTTTGCCTACCATATATGTTGATAGTTACACTGACAAACTTCCAACAACTACTTTGATCATCATCCTGGCTAATCTTCTTTGACACAGATTATGATAAAATTGTCCCAAAATTGGACTACCATGAAGCGAGGTTGAAAGTGCCCAAGTCTTCCTTTGTAATCTGTAAAGTGTCCTAATCTATGGAACATTTCACAATTGTAAATTTAACTCTTCTGTATTTTAGTGATGAGGTTAGTTATGATTATGGAAAGATTGAGAGGTTAGAACAGAATTATTGAGCATTTCGGTCCATCAGGTTTACGAGAATTTAATTAAGCACAATATGTATGTAGTAGTAATCCATCACATCTCTCTCTTGATTACTTGACAGACACTTCAAATATCAAATTGGTATATGGCTCTTGATCAAACTCACCTGTTCTTCCATCCAGTGCTGTACAGATCACAACTTGCTAATAATTTACGAGGATATTATGGGCGATTGACCGACATATTGGGTGattggaaaagaaaatcaaataaaattaagaatttGTTATATAGGACTGGTTAAAAGGTGATAGTACATAGATTCAATTTCATGTAAGTATATACCACTGCAGAAGCA
Above is a window of Malus sylvestris chromosome 15, drMalSylv7.2, whole genome shotgun sequence DNA encoding:
- the LOC126603454 gene encoding uncharacterized protein LOC126603454, yielding MTTNSREARRRKIMERGSDRLALITGRIQTLSPSSSLSSSPPPDPATHSEDTDLPSRHQIPRTHVPDQIPVFTPEIEEMWSAPSTVQNESPTSQTETHVPGQIPVFTPEIEERRSSSSTVQDESPPSTVQNESRPSSLSFEKPRLFTASRISGAIEASERIRIYISMAIAVLVAFSHLGFPLLGSKLVKTLMGFRPLYLVLVTNVTLVLARIFDSGQQRHHRVPAGIGEGQTMSGSEYEWAERLGKALGIGLLGKKVLDALFMDCAVYAIIVVCGLSFAQ